The Vicia villosa cultivar HV-30 ecotype Madison, WI linkage group LG1, Vvil1.0, whole genome shotgun sequence genome includes a region encoding these proteins:
- the LOC131614090 gene encoding glucomannan 4-beta-mannosyltransferase 9-like: protein MDSLSFEGVHYGIVSQMSFIWQQTRVPLVVPMLKILVFLCLAMSIMLFVERVYMGIVIVFLKLFGHKPEKHYKWEPLMDRDIELGNSCFPMVLVQIPMYNEKEVYQLSIGAACGLSWPSDRIIIQVLDDSTDPIIKNMVEVECERWRRKGLNIKYEIRENRNGYKAGALKEGMKHSYVKLCDYVAIFDADFQPESNFLWRTIPFLDQNPQVGLVQARWKFVNADECLMTRMQEMSLDYHFLVEQEVGSLTHAFFGFNGTAGVWRISALNEAGGWKDRTTVEDMDLAVRASLKGWKFVYLSDLKVKSELPSTFKAYRYQQHRWSCGPANLFRKMAMEIIRNKKVTMWKKFYVVYSFFFVRKIIAHVVTFTFYCVILPATVLVPEVEVPKWGAVYIPSIITLLNAVGTPRSFHLIILWILFENVMSMHRTKATLIGLFEAGRVNEWVVTEKLGDALKTKSGGKAAKKPQIRFNGRLHFLELGVGAYLFLCGCYDLAFGKNHFFIYLFLQSIAFFVVGIGYVGIYVPSS, encoded by the exons ATGGATAGCCTTTCATTTGAAGGTGTTCATTATGGTATTGTGAGTCAAATGAGTTTCATTTGGCAACAAACTAGGGTGCCTCTTGTTGTTCCAATGCTGAAAATAttagtctttttgtgtttggCTATGTCAATTATGCTTTTTGTGGAGAGAGTTTATATGGGTATAGTCATTGTTTTTCTTAAGCTGTTTGGTCATAAACCAGAGAAACATTACAAATGGGAGCCACTTATGGATCGTGATATTGAGCTTGGAAACTCTTGTTTTCCTATGGTTTTGGTTCAAATCCCAATGTATAATGAAAAAGAG GTGTATCAGTTATCAATTGGAGCTGCATGCGGGTTATCATGGCCATCTGATAGAATTATTATTCAAGTTCTTGATGATTCAACAGATCCAATAATTAAG AATATGGTGGAGGTGGAATGTGAGAGATGGAGAAGGAAAGGCTTAAACATAAAGTATGAGATAAGAGAAAACAGAAACGGTTACAAAGCTGGTGCACTCAAAGAAGGAATGAAGCATAGTTATGTTAAACTTTGTGACTATGTTGCCATCTTTGATGCTGATTTTCAACCTGAGTCTAACTTCCTTTGGCGCACCATTCCGTTCCTCGATCAAAATCCACAAGTTGGATTAGTCCAAGCTCGATGGAAATTCG TTAATGCTGATGAATGCTTGATGACAAGAATGCAAGAGATGTCTTTGGACTATCATTTCCTTGTGGAGCAAGAAGTTGGATCCTTAACTCATGCTTTCTTTGGTTTCAATG GCACAGCTGGTGTTTGGAGAATTTCAGCACTAAATGAAGCCGGTGGATGGAAGGATCGTACGACAGTCGAAGATATGGACTTGGCAGTAAGAGCTAGTCTCAAAGGATGGAAATTTGTGTACCTTAGTGACCTCAAG GTGAAAAGTGAATTGCCAAGTACCTTCAAAGCCTACCGTTATCAGCAACATAGATGGTCATGTGGTCCAGCTAATCTTTTCAGAAAAATGGCGATGGAAATCATAAGAAACAAG AAAGTCACCATGTGGAAGAAATTTTATGTGGTTTATAGTTTTTTCTTTGTGAGAAAGATCATAGCTCATGTAGTCACATTTACATTCTACTGCGTCATTTTGCCTGCAACTGTTTTAGTTCCAGAAGTAGAAGTTCCAAAATGGGGTGCTGTCTATATACCTTCAATCATCACACTTCTTAATGCTGTTGGAACACCAag GTCATTCCACTTGATAATATTGTGGATACTTTTTGAAAATGTCATGTCAATGCATAGAACAAAGGCAACACTTATAGGTTTGTTTGAGGCAGGTAGAGTAAATGAATGGGTTGTTACCGAGAAATTAGGCGATGCTCTTAAAACAAAATCGGGCGGCAAAGCGGCCAAAAAGCCTCAAATCAGGTTCAATGGAAG GCTTCATTTCCTCGAACTTGGCGTCGGAGCTTACCTATTTTTGTGTGGATGCTATGATCTTGCCTTTGGGAAGAATCACTTTTTCATATATCTTTTTCTGCAATCTATTGCCTTCTTTGTTGTGGGGATTGGCTATGTTGGCATCTATGTTCCCAGTTCTTAA